In a single window of the Drosophila albomicans strain 15112-1751.03 chromosome 3, ASM965048v2, whole genome shotgun sequence genome:
- the LOC117570406 gene encoding protein kinase C, eye isozyme yields the protein MAAAAVATPGATVLPTATAPAGPAAPKASAAATAGAAAGGKAPVNLVEIAGEANIVNYMKNRLRKGAMKRKGLEIVNGHRFTVRFFKQPMYCGHCKDFIWGFGKQGFQCEECRFNIHQKCCKFVVFKCPGKDTDFDADCAKVKHGWISTTYTTPTFCDECGMLLHGVAHQGVKCENCNLNVHHQCKDQVPPMCGADISEVRGKLLLYVELKGNNLKVEIKEAANLIPMDTNGFSDPYVAVQMHPDRSGRTKKKTKTIQKNLNPVFNETLTFELQPQDREKRLLIEIWDWDRTSRNDFMGSFSFSLEELQKEPIDGWYKFLSQVEGEHYNIPCVDVINDMARLRDEVQHERKPNEKRRMDNKDMPHNMSKRDMIRAADFNFVKVIGKGSFGKVLLAERRGTDELYAVKVLRKDVIIQTDDMELPMNEKRILALSGRPPFLVAMHSCFQTMDRLFFVMEYCKGGDLMYHMQQYGRFKESVAVFYSVEIAIALFFLHEREIIYRDLKLDNVLLDAEGHVKLVDFGLSKEGVTDRHTTRTFCGTPNYMAPEIVSYDPYSTTADWWSFGVLLYELMAGQAPFEGEDDNVVFRNIKEKKAVFPKHFSQEAMDIITSFLAKKPNNRLGAGRYAKQEITTHPFYRLIDWDKAEAGEMEPPIVPKIKHRKDISNFDDAFTKEKTDLTPTDKLFMMNLDQNDFIGFSFMNPEFITII from the exons ATGGCGGCcgcagcagtggcaacacCTGGCGCTACAGTGCTGCCCACAGCAACTGCACCAGCAGGTCCTGCCGCACCAAAAGCATCGGCGGCAGCTACAGCAGGAGCTGCAGCTGGTGGAAAAGCACCAGTTAACCTGGTGGAAATCGCAGGGGAAGCGAATATTGTCAACTATATGAAGAATCGATTGCGTAAGGGCGCCATGAAGCGGAAGGGTCTGGAGATTGTGAACGGACATCGGTTCACAGTGCGTTTCTTTAAGCAGCCAATGTACTGCGGCCACTGCAAGGACTTCATCTG GGGCTTTGGAAAACAAGGTTTTCAGTGCGAGG AATGCCGCTTTAATATTCATCAGAAATGCTGCAAATTTGTGGTTTTCAAGTGTCCTGGCAAGGACACCGATTTCGATGCTGACTGTGCGAAGGTGAAACACGGCTGGATCTCGACCACATACACAACGCCTACCTTCTGTGATGAGTGCGGCATGTTGCTTCATGGTGTTGCCCATCAAGGCGTCAAGTGCGAAA ACTGCAATTTGAATGTGCATCATCAGTGCAAGGACCAAGTGCCGCCCATGTGTGGTGCAGACATTAGTGAAGTGCGTGGCAAGCTGCTGCTTTATGTGGAGCTCAAGGGTAACAATCTCAAAGTGGAAA TCAAAGAAGCTGCCAATCTTATTCCCATGGATACCAACGGCTTCAGTGATCCTTATGTGGCGGTTCAAATGCATCCCGATCGTTCGGGTCGcactaaaaagaaaaccaagaCCATACAGAAGAACCTCAATCCTGTTTTTAACGAAACCTTGACCTT tgaaCTGCAGCCGCAGGACAGGGAGAAGCGACTGCTGATTGAGATCTGGGATTGGGATCGTACCTCGCGCAATGATTTCATGGGCTCATTCTCATTCAGTTTGGAGGAGCTGCAAAAGGAGCCCATCGATGGCTGGTACAAGTTTCTGTCCCAAGTGGAGGGCGAGCACTACAACATTCCCTGCGTGGATGTCATTAATGACATGGCACGTCTACGAGATGAGGTCCAA CATGAGCGTAAACCGAATGAGAAGCGTCGCATGGACAACAAGGACATGCCACATAACATGAGCAAACGGGACATGATACGTGCAGCGGACTTTAACTTTGTTAAGGTCATCGGAAAAGGATCCTTTGGCAAGGTCCTACTAGCTGAGCGCCGTGGCACTGACGAATTATATGCAGTGAAAGTGTTGCGCAAGGATGTCATCATTCAAACAGATGACATGGAGCTGCCAATGAATGAGAAACGCATCCTTGCTCTGTCCGGTCGACCTCCCTTCCTTGTTGCAATGCATTCTTGTTTCCAGACCATGGATCGCTTGTTCTTCGTCATGGAGTACTGCAAAGGAGGCGATCTCATGTATCACATGCAGCAATACGGACGTTTCAAGGAGTCAGTGGCCGT TTTCTATTCGGtggaaattgcaattgctttgtTCTTTCTACATGAACGTGAGATTATTTATCGCGATCTAAAGCTTGACAATGTGTTGCTTGATGCCGAAGGACACGTCAAGCTGGTGGACTTTGGGCTCAGCAAAGAAGGCGTCACTGATCGACATACTACACGCACTTTCTGTGGCACTCCCAACTATATGGCACCAGAG ATTGTGAGCTATGATCCTTACTCGACTACGGCTGACTGGTGGTCATTTGGAGTGCTGCTATACGAATTAATGGCAGGTCAGGCGCCTTTTGAAGGTGAGGATGATAACGTCGTTTTCCGAAATATCAAGGAAAAGAAGGCTGTCTTCCCCAAGCACTTTTCACAGGAAGCCATGGATATTATCACTAGT TTTCTAGCAAAGAAACCTAACAATCGTCTGGGAGCTGGTCGCTATGCCAAGCAAGAAATTACTACACATCCTTTCTACCGTCTGATTGATTGGGATAAGGCCGAAGCTGGAGAAATGGAACCACCTATTGTGCCCAAGATT AAACATCGCAAGGACATTAGCAACTTTGATGATGCTTTCACCAAAGAGAAAACCGACCTGACTCCCACAGATAAGCTTTTCATGATGAACTTGGatcaaaatgatttcattgGATTTTCGTTCATGAATCCAGAATTCATAACCATTATTTAA